The Brassica rapa cultivar Chiifu-401-42 chromosome A10, CAAS_Brap_v3.01, whole genome shotgun sequence genome segment CATCAGTAAAcgaattatgtaattaacaaaaaattgttaaaaattgtttaagggTCAAAAATATCAACtcgatcaaaaatataaattttatttttccatacgatagttttaaataattttcatataaattcacCATGCGTAAGAAGCATGTTTGTGTAAGGAGCATGTATTATCCtagttttcttttattattaaataccAACCCGGTTTTTGGGTATTTTAAAACTCTCGTCTTTGTAATATAATATGGACAGCAAATAATGAGTAGTGctggtaaaaaataaataagtaaactCACAAAATCTGAAGAGCCAAATTAGCAAAGAGAAAACTCTTTGATCCACGGAATTGAACTCATCATATCCGTTTATAATCTACATATGTAAATGCATGGCGAGAGAAGCAAAAGCAAGAAGATGAAATGGAGGTTTCAAATACTAAATACTGTAGTCATTACAATATTAGACAACAAATTAAATTGATTCTCCTAGGTGGAAGGTGACTTCTATTAATTTTCTCTATGTCTAGCCAAAGCAACTTCTTTGGCTACTAATATAACTGTAACTTCTCTTGATACTCGCGAGGTATATAAATACAGAGTGTTATATACGATTTATAAATGAGAAACCCTAGTTTGGACGTATCGTCTTCGAGGCTTGAGAAGTTGAGACCATCATTGTTTGCTTCCGTTTCAGTTTCAGTGCTTCAGATAATGATTAGGGTGTTAAGATAAGGTTGAAAAAATCATAATTGTTGTAGAGGAAATAGAGCGGAAGTACAAGGATGCCGAGAATAACGTAGAAGAGTTGGAGCGACGTGGGTGCACCGTGGTTCACGGTTTTAAGGTGCACTCCATGGACACGGAACATCGCGAATCGATATGATATAGAATCATATACTCTGGTAAAAAAAGAAGCTTGATTCTTGTCTTCGAAAGGATAAATTAACAGAATATTGAATGCTTTCGAAATACATAAATACTCACAAAGTTCGAAGACCCAAAACTAATCTCGTAAACAAACAGAACCAAACATTTAAGTCTTCTTTGACCCATGCATCCATAGATACATATATGAATGCagaaatatcatatatatacagGGTGTGAGAAGTTAAGTCATGCACAGATGAAATGGAAGTCCAAGAAACTAAAAGGTTAAAACACTACAATAACAAACAAAAGATACTTTTGGTTGGAGAAGGAGACTTCTCCTTTTCTCTGTCTCTAGCCAGAGCCTTTGGTTCAGCAACAAACCTTATTGCTACCTCTCTCGATTCTCAAGGTGAATCCATAACTCATGTTAAATGTCTTAATTTTGTTACTATTGTGATCCTAATAGACAAATACCTTTTTCTAAGGTTTATATCGATTAATCGCCTGGTAGTTGAAAGATTCATCATGGAAACTGAAAGAATATGCATGGTTCGAGCCTCCCACCAGTTACGTTATCCATAAGTTACAAATATTAGTTTATGCTTCTCCAAAATTCCTCAATGTTAAATTAACTCAAAATTTTCGGCAAAGAAATGTTAAAACTTTCTTGGCGTGTACTGATTAAACGTTTTAGTCTACATGGTAAATGAGTCACCAAGTTTTCAGTGatttaatttatgataattgTTGATTAGTTTTTGAACAACAAATGTTGTAGCGGAGCTAGAGCGCAATTACAAGAATGGGAAGGCGAACGTAGAAGAATTGGAGAGACTCGGGTGCAATGTAGTCTTTGGAGTTAACGTCCACTCCATGACCACAAAGCATAACCTTGGTTGTTCTGCTACATACGATAGAGTCATTTTCAATTTCCCTCACGCTGGATTCGATTATGGTCGTGAGCAcgaaatcaaaacaatcatgtACGATAGAGTAACCTCATTTATTGTTGTCTTCCCTTTGGTTCTCTttggtatttttatattttgggaaGGAAAATACATTTTCGGTTGGTTCAGGAGGCATCAAGAACTTGTGAGAGGTTTTATGAAGAGTGCGAGACTGTTGGTGAAAGACGAAGACAAGGGAGGAGAGATTCATGTGGTTCATAAGACGGAATATCCATTC includes the following:
- the LOC103846127 gene encoding uncharacterized protein At4g26485, encoding MEVQETKRLKHYNNKQKILLVGEGDFSFSLSLARAFGSATNLIATSLDSQAELERNYKNGKANVEELERLGCNVVFGVNVHSMTTKHNLGCSATYDRVIFNFPHAGFDYGREHEIKTIMYDRVTSFIVVFPLVLFGIFIFWEGKYIFGWFRRHQELVRGFMKSARLLVKDEDKGGEIHVVHKTEYPFSEWKLKTLGEKEGLELVSEIEFCLNHYPGYSNKRGSRGYNDSSFPVGKSSTFIFKKQFFY